A region from the Salidesulfovibrio onnuriiensis genome encodes:
- a CDS encoding 2-oxoacid:acceptor oxidoreductase family protein, whose amino-acid sequence MKQSIELDRFEIRFSGLGGQGIITLGRVMGAGLALGHSFNVTQTQSYGPEARGGSSRCDLVVSSKRISFPKAENLDLLVALSQEACNAYYPYLKPGGVLVLESDMVAQPPTNHFLALPFTRMAKEKVGIPQAMNTIVLGALTYLLPFTRQNVMRKSMEESLPEKIRAVNVKAFNLGYREARRAFGDTPPAWEEMAAEVERAEKKSKAAPKKK is encoded by the coding sequence ATGAAACAGTCCATCGAACTCGATCGGTTTGAAATCCGTTTTTCCGGCCTCGGCGGCCAGGGCATCATCACCCTGGGCCGGGTCATGGGAGCAGGACTGGCCCTGGGGCACTCCTTCAACGTGACCCAGACCCAGAGCTACGGGCCCGAGGCGCGCGGCGGCTCCAGCCGGTGCGACCTGGTGGTCAGCTCCAAGCGTATCAGCTTTCCCAAGGCCGAGAACCTGGACCTGCTGGTGGCCCTGTCCCAGGAGGCCTGCAACGCGTATTATCCGTACCTGAAGCCGGGCGGGGTGCTTGTGCTGGAATCCGACATGGTTGCCCAGCCGCCCACCAACCATTTCCTTGCCCTGCCGTTTACTCGCATGGCAAAGGAGAAGGTTGGCATTCCCCAGGCCATGAACACCATCGTCCTCGGGGCGCTTACATATCTGCTGCCGTTCACCCGGCAGAACGTCATGCGCAAGAGCATGGAGGAATCCCTGCCCGAGAAGATCCGGGCCGTGAACGTGAAGGCCTTCAACCTGGGATACCGGGAGGCCAGAAGGGCCTTTGGCGATACGCCGCCCGCCTGGGAGGAAATGGCTGCCGAGGTGGAACGGGCCGAAAAGAAATCCAAGGCCGCTCCAAAGAAGAAATAG
- a CDS encoding 2-oxoacid:ferredoxin oxidoreductase subunit beta, which translates to MTVTGNEIIHQYLRHNKKFPHVLCAGCGHGIVLGTLIRSVHQLQIPKDDVVIVAGIGCSGRLAVYVDFNTVHTTHGRALTFATGIKMANPKLNVICIMGDGDALSIGGNHMIHAARRNIGVTALVLNNNIYGMTGGQSSPATPAGSVSMTAPFGQLEKSFDTVELAKGAGANFVARGTVFHVRKLEKLMVTAIERPGFNMLEIITPCHTQFGRKNKYKTPVDMYKWLKSNAMDIERYNEIEEGKRGDKFPIGTFIERDQPGLEERYYKLKADLRKARKEG; encoded by the coding sequence ATGACAGTAACAGGCAATGAAATCATTCATCAGTACCTGAGGCACAACAAGAAATTCCCGCATGTGCTCTGTGCGGGGTGCGGGCACGGCATCGTGCTCGGAACCCTGATCCGCAGCGTGCATCAGCTTCAGATTCCCAAGGACGACGTGGTCATCGTGGCGGGTATCGGCTGTTCCGGCAGGCTGGCCGTGTACGTGGACTTCAACACGGTCCATACCACCCACGGACGCGCCCTGACCTTTGCCACGGGCATCAAGATGGCCAATCCCAAGCTCAACGTCATCTGCATCATGGGCGACGGCGACGCCCTGTCTATCGGTGGCAACCACATGATCCATGCGGCCCGCCGCAATATCGGGGTCACCGCCCTGGTGCTGAACAACAACATCTACGGCATGACCGGCGGCCAGAGCTCTCCGGCCACGCCCGCGGGCTCCGTGTCCATGACCGCTCCCTTCGGTCAGCTGGAAAAGAGCTTCGACACCGTGGAATTGGCAAAGGGCGCCGGCGCCAATTTCGTGGCCCGGGGCACGGTATTCCATGTGCGCAAGCTGGAAAAGCTCATGGTCACGGCCATTGAGCGCCCCGGCTTCAACATGCTGGAGATCATCACCCCCTGCCACACCCAGTTCGGACGCAAGAACAAGTACAAGACCCCTGTGGACATGTACAAATGGCTCAAGTCCAACGCCATGGACATTGAGCGCTACAACGAAATCGAAGAGGGAAAGCGGGGCGACAAGTTCCCCATCGGCACCTTCATTGAACGCGATCAACCCGGCCTGGAAGAGCGCTACTACAAGCTCAAGGCGGACCTGCGAAAGGCCAGGAAGGAAGGATAG
- a CDS encoding 2-oxoacid:acceptor oxidoreductase subunit alpha — protein sequence MARPKKHKEIFAQGNEAVVEGALMAGCSFYGGYPITPSSEIMEIMANRLPLTKDGVFIQLEDEIASMGAVVGASLAGRKAMTATSGPGFSLKQENLGYACMAEAPLVLVNVMRGGPSTGLPTSPAQGDVQQARWGTHGDHPIIVLSASDVQECLEMTITAFNLAEKYRTPVILLLDEITAHTREKIKIPHPHEYEVVSRIVPTMPPEWYKPFEETVRGVAPMPPIGSGYRFHVTGLTHDVNGFPTSRPDEVVDHMERLHRKIDQFFYDIQIVEERQTEDAEVVVVAYGSVARSAEFAIQQAREAGVKAGLLKLKTLFPYPRRATEKILGQAKRLIVPEMNMGQMSREVKRVNCGRASVRTINRFDGQIITPSEILKVIMQG from the coding sequence ATGGCAAGACCCAAGAAACACAAGGAAATTTTCGCCCAAGGCAACGAAGCGGTTGTCGAGGGCGCATTGATGGCCGGATGCTCGTTTTACGGAGGTTATCCCATCACGCCGTCGTCCGAGATCATGGAGATCATGGCCAACCGCCTGCCCCTGACCAAAGACGGCGTTTTTATTCAGCTTGAGGATGAGATCGCTTCCATGGGCGCCGTGGTGGGCGCTTCCCTGGCCGGGAGAAAGGCCATGACCGCCACTTCGGGCCCCGGTTTTTCTCTGAAGCAGGAAAACCTGGGGTATGCCTGCATGGCCGAAGCGCCGCTGGTGCTCGTCAACGTCATGCGCGGCGGACCCAGTACCGGCCTGCCCACGAGCCCGGCCCAGGGCGATGTGCAGCAGGCCCGCTGGGGAACCCACGGGGACCATCCCATCATCGTGTTGTCCGCCTCGGACGTGCAGGAATGTCTGGAGATGACCATCACGGCCTTCAACCTGGCCGAAAAATACCGCACCCCGGTCATCCTGCTCCTGGACGAAATCACGGCCCATACCCGGGAAAAGATCAAGATTCCCCATCCCCACGAGTACGAGGTGGTTTCCCGCATCGTGCCGACCATGCCGCCCGAATGGTACAAGCCCTTCGAGGAAACCGTGCGCGGCGTGGCCCCCATGCCGCCCATCGGCTCGGGCTACCGCTTCCATGTCACGGGCCTGACCCACGATGTGAACGGATTCCCCACCTCCCGTCCCGACGAGGTGGTGGACCACATGGAACGCCTGCACCGCAAGATCGACCAGTTCTTCTACGACATCCAGATCGTGGAGGAACGCCAGACCGAGGACGCGGAAGTTGTGGTCGTCGCCTACGGCAGCGTGGCCCGTTCCGCGGAGTTCGCCATCCAGCAGGCCCGCGAGGCCGGGGTCAAGGCCGGGCTTTTGAAGCTCAAGACCCTGTTCCCGTACCCGCGCAGGGCCACGGAGAAGATCCTCGGCCAGGCCAAGCGCCTGATCGTTCCCGAGATGAACATGGGGCAGATGTCCCGCGAAGTGAAGCGCGTCAACTGTGGCCGGGCCTCGGTCCGCACCATCAATCGCTTTGACGGGCAGATCATCACCCCGTCCGAAATCCTCAAGGTCATCATGCAGGGGTAG
- a CDS encoding 4Fe-4S dicluster domain-containing protein, with the protein MAKISKGKSKVTVYPDWCKGCGVCVEFCPKKVLELDEHGKSSVVREEDCIHCGFCELHCPDFAIVVTDKETGEPNNS; encoded by the coding sequence ATGGCCAAAATAAGCAAGGGAAAAAGTAAAGTTACAGTCTACCCGGACTGGTGTAAGGGCTGTGGCGTGTGCGTCGAGTTCTGTCCGAAAAAGGTGCTGGAGCTGGACGAGCATGGGAAGAGTAGTGTTGTTCGTGAAGAAGACTGTATCCATTGTGGTTTCTGCGAGCTTCATTGCCCGGACTTCGCCATCGTGGTTACCGACAAAGAAACTGGGGAGCCCAACAACTCCTAA
- a CDS encoding precorrin-8X methylmutase: MTDEITILQVRPEAIEAESFRIIDSEVPEPRPFKGIQWEIVRRMIHTTADFEMLDIVRFGPDAVDSGLAALRSGRTIVTDTEMARRGIPVRRMDPLGCEVRCLMNDERVAELARTRGTTRALAAVDVAVEGMDPAVWVIGNAPTALIRLVEHIRAGRVSPSLVVGMPVGFVNAAESKDLLMQLEIPFISIKGRKGGSPLAACVINALADVVLRT; this comes from the coding sequence ATGACAGACGAAATCACCATCCTCCAGGTCCGGCCCGAAGCCATCGAGGCCGAATCTTTTCGCATCATCGACTCCGAAGTCCCCGAGCCGCGCCCCTTCAAGGGCATCCAGTGGGAGATCGTGCGCCGCATGATCCACACCACGGCCGATTTCGAGATGCTCGATATCGTGCGTTTCGGACCCGACGCCGTGGACTCCGGGTTGGCGGCCCTGAGATCGGGCCGTACCATTGTCACGGATACGGAAATGGCCCGCCGCGGCATTCCCGTCCGGCGCATGGACCCTCTCGGCTGCGAGGTCCGCTGCCTCATGAACGACGAACGGGTCGCCGAGCTGGCCCGGACCCGTGGAACCACGCGCGCCCTGGCCGCCGTGGACGTTGCTGTGGAAGGTATGGATCCGGCCGTCTGGGTCATCGGCAATGCGCCCACCGCGCTCATCCGTCTGGTGGAGCACATCCGGGCGGGACGCGTCAGTCCCTCCCTGGTGGTGGGCATGCCCGTGGGCTTCGTCAACGCCGCCGAATCCAAGGATCTGCTCATGCAGCTCGAAATCCCTTTTATCTCCATAAAGGGAAGAAAAGGCGGCTCACCCCTGGCCGCTTGCGTCATAAATGCGCTCGCCGACGTTGTTCTCAGAACATAA
- the deoC gene encoding deoxyribose-phosphate aldolase has translation MTRNQSEFAHKIEYALLRPEATAADVDTVCSQAVRLGCYGVVVNPVHIKLATWLLKNESPIPICAVGYPTGATLPQVKSFEAGEAVKLGAREINMVLGLAAFLADDHKTVIQTIQGVITATSDKVPVKVIVEAGLLTPEQVALAGKLCVEAGARYVVTSTGYGWGQAMVSHVRLLREAVGESLGIVACGGIRGYKDAVSMIEAGADRIGSSAAPAILGASF, from the coding sequence ATGACCAGGAACCAGTCGGAGTTCGCCCATAAGATCGAGTACGCGCTGCTGCGGCCCGAGGCCACGGCGGCGGACGTGGACACGGTCTGTTCCCAGGCCGTGCGCCTGGGGTGTTACGGTGTCGTGGTCAATCCCGTTCACATCAAGCTGGCCACCTGGTTGCTCAAGAACGAATCTCCCATTCCCATCTGCGCCGTGGGGTACCCCACGGGAGCGACCCTGCCGCAGGTCAAGTCCTTCGAGGCGGGCGAGGCGGTCAAGCTCGGCGCGCGGGAAATAAACATGGTGCTCGGTTTGGCCGCATTCCTGGCCGACGACCACAAGACGGTGATCCAGACCATTCAGGGCGTGATCACCGCCACCAGCGACAAGGTGCCGGTGAAGGTCATTGTGGAGGCCGGGTTGCTCACCCCCGAGCAGGTCGCCTTGGCCGGAAAGCTCTGTGTGGAGGCCGGGGCCCGGTACGTGGTCACTTCCACGGGCTACGGCTGGGGCCAGGCCATGGTTTCCCATGTGCGCCTTCTGCGCGAGGCCGTGGGCGAGAGCCTGGGCATTGTGGCCTGCGGCGGCATCCGTGGCTACAAGGACGCCGTGTCCATGATCGAAGCCGGGGCCGACCGTATCGGCTCCTCGGCCGCACCGGCCATCTTGGGCGCATCTTTTTAA
- a CDS encoding amino acid ABC transporter permease, with translation MRFDPVINNFDYFLWGAFPQGPLGGLAMTILLAAISIFLAFWVGLLFGLMRNSKNKIIRYAALVYIEIVRGTPLLLLIFWFYFLAPVIVGYSVPELQTTVVALVVFTGAYIAEIVRAGIEALPKGQMEAARGSGLSHFQAMRLVILPQSLRNMIPSFVNQFVSLTKDTSLASTIGVLELTRCAEQVSNRTLNAPMEIYLTILVMYFLICYVLTSYSRRLERQLSRYQARDR, from the coding sequence ATGCGTTTTGATCCGGTTATAAACAACTTTGATTATTTCCTCTGGGGGGCGTTCCCGCAAGGCCCCCTGGGCGGTCTGGCCATGACCATCCTGCTGGCCGCCATCTCCATATTCCTGGCCTTCTGGGTCGGCCTTTTGTTCGGCCTGATGCGCAACAGCAAGAACAAGATCATCCGCTATGCGGCCTTGGTCTATATCGAGATTGTTCGCGGGACCCCGCTGCTTCTGCTTATTTTCTGGTTCTACTTCCTTGCCCCGGTCATCGTGGGCTATTCCGTGCCCGAGCTCCAGACCACGGTGGTGGCCCTGGTGGTATTCACAGGTGCTTACATTGCCGAGATCGTGCGCGCGGGCATCGAGGCCCTGCCAAAGGGGCAGATGGAGGCGGCGCGCGGTTCCGGGTTGTCCCATTTCCAGGCCATGCGCCTGGTGATCCTGCCGCAGTCCCTGCGCAACATGATCCCGTCTTTCGTGAACCAGTTCGTGTCCCTGACCAAGGACACCTCGCTGGCGTCCACCATCGGCGTGCTGGAGCTGACGCGCTGCGCCGAGCAGGTCAGCAACCGCACCCTGAACGCCCCCATGGAGATCTACCTGACCATTCTGGTCATGTACTTCCTGATCTGTTATGTATTGACCTCGTACAGTCGCCGTCTGGAAAGGCAGCTGTCGCGTTATCAGGCAAGGGACAGGTAG
- a CDS encoding amino acid ABC transporter permease, with translation MNYQFDWQLVLSGEYADWLVSGFVTTLKISAVSLLLAMLLGTAVAVMRMTKFKPLEWFGLAFTEFFRNTPLLVQIYFWYYGSNQVLPDFVNKWLYAHDFEFAAGVIALTVYTSAFIAEEIRSGIYSIPKNQLEASRAGGLSFVQAYRFVILPQAFRIIIPPLISQSLNLIKNSSLVMVIGVMDIFYMARQIESYSFHGFEAFTVATLIYLSISLVVSLCINLYNKHFLRQISY, from the coding sequence TTGAATTATCAGTTTGATTGGCAACTCGTTCTGTCTGGGGAATATGCGGACTGGCTGGTGAGCGGCTTCGTTACGACGCTCAAGATCTCGGCTGTCTCGCTCCTGCTGGCCATGCTGCTCGGCACGGCCGTGGCCGTCATGCGCATGACCAAGTTCAAGCCGCTGGAATGGTTCGGCCTGGCGTTCACGGAATTCTTCCGCAACACGCCGCTGCTCGTGCAGATCTATTTCTGGTATTACGGCTCCAACCAGGTGCTGCCTGATTTCGTCAACAAGTGGCTCTATGCCCATGATTTCGAGTTTGCCGCGGGCGTTATCGCCCTGACCGTCTATACCTCGGCCTTCATTGCCGAGGAGATCCGATCCGGCATCTACAGCATTCCCAAGAACCAGCTGGAGGCGTCCCGGGCGGGCGGCCTGTCCTTTGTCCAGGCCTACCGTTTCGTGATCCTGCCCCAGGCGTTCCGGATCATCATTCCGCCGCTCATTTCCCAATCCCTGAACCTGATCAAGAACTCGTCCCTGGTCATGGTCATCGGTGTCATGGACATCTTCTACATGGCGAGACAGATCGAATCCTACAGCTTCCACGGTTTCGAGGCCTTTACCGTGGCCACCCTGATCTATCTGTCCATTTCGCTTGTGGTGTCGTTGTGCATCAACCTCTACAACAAGCATTTCCTGAGACAAATCTCGTACTAG
- a CDS encoding ABC transporter substrate-binding protein has product MLKTFTKPLVLLVAAIALMAFMGCSQAPEQTGQKAEQAAPADQAAAKDRLEAVKEKGVLTVGVKDAVVPFGYVDEATNQIIGFDVDVCKYLADELGVKLDVKAVTSATRIPMVAQGSIDVAAATMTHKIARDDVIDFSITYFMDGQKILVAKDGGITSVDDLAGKKVGTAKGSTSEKNIKAAQPECTVLSFEGYPQAFLALKQGKVAAVTTDSTILLGLKNSDENPDNWVIAGDYISAEPYGLGLPENESNFRDFVNATLMKMWRNGDYEKIYNKWFGQDTKYYLPLTWQMELWP; this is encoded by the coding sequence ATGCTGAAGACGTTCACCAAACCGTTGGTGTTGCTGGTGGCGGCCATTGCGCTGATGGCGTTTATGGGCTGCTCCCAGGCTCCCGAACAAACCGGCCAGAAAGCCGAGCAGGCCGCCCCGGCCGACCAGGCCGCAGCCAAGGACCGCCTCGAGGCCGTCAAGGAAAAGGGCGTGCTCACCGTGGGCGTCAAGGACGCCGTGGTGCCGTTCGGGTATGTGGACGAAGCCACCAACCAGATCATCGGTTTCGATGTGGACGTCTGCAAGTATCTTGCTGACGAACTGGGCGTGAAGCTCGACGTCAAGGCTGTTACTTCCGCCACCCGTATCCCCATGGTCGCCCAGGGCTCCATCGACGTGGCCGCCGCAACCATGACCCACAAGATCGCCCGTGACGACGTCATCGACTTCTCCATCACCTACTTCATGGATGGCCAGAAGATCCTCGTCGCCAAGGACGGCGGCATCACCTCCGTCGATGATCTGGCCGGCAAGAAGGTGGGCACCGCCAAGGGTTCCACCTCCGAAAAGAACATCAAGGCCGCCCAGCCCGAGTGCACCGTGCTCTCCTTCGAGGGTTACCCGCAGGCCTTCCTGGCCCTGAAGCAGGGCAAGGTCGCCGCCGTGACCACCGACTCCACCATCCTGCTGGGCCTCAAGAACTCCGACGAAAACCCGGACAACTGGGTCATCGCCGGCGATTACATCTCCGCAGAACCCTATGGCCTGGGTCTGCCCGAAAACGAATCCAACTTCCGCGATTTCGTCAACGCCACCCTCATGAAGATGTGGCGCAACGGCGACTACGAGAAGATCTACAACAAGTGGTTCGGCCAGGACACCAAGTACTACCTGCCCCTGACCTGGCAGATGGAACTGTGGCCGTAA
- a CDS encoding amino acid ABC transporter ATP-binding protein: protein MAMIEVNKLHKWYGDFHVLQGISETVEKGEVLVICGPSGSGKSTFIRCINRLEEYQKGTILFDGKDIQDKSVNINDLRAEIGIVFQQFNLYPHLTVLKNVTLAPIKVKGMGKDEAEKVALSLLERVGIHDQAHKYPAELSGGQQQRVAIARSLAMKPKVMLFDEPTSALDPEMINEVLNVMKDLAREGMTMLCVTHEMGFAREVADRVIFMDGGAVVEQAPPDEFFKNPKHERTKAFLKEIL, encoded by the coding sequence ATGGCAATGATCGAAGTTAACAAACTTCACAAGTGGTATGGCGACTTTCATGTCCTGCAGGGCATCTCGGAAACCGTGGAAAAAGGGGAAGTGCTGGTCATCTGCGGCCCCTCCGGATCCGGGAAGAGCACCTTCATCCGGTGTATCAACCGGCTGGAGGAATACCAGAAGGGCACGATTCTCTTTGACGGCAAGGATATCCAGGACAAGAGCGTGAACATCAACGATCTCCGCGCCGAGATCGGCATCGTGTTCCAGCAGTTCAACCTGTATCCCCACCTGACCGTGCTCAAGAACGTGACCCTGGCTCCCATCAAGGTCAAGGGCATGGGCAAGGATGAAGCCGAAAAGGTCGCCCTGAGCCTGCTGGAGCGCGTGGGCATCCACGACCAGGCCCATAAGTATCCCGCAGAACTTTCGGGCGGCCAGCAGCAGCGCGTGGCCATTGCCCGCTCCCTGGCCATGAAGCCCAAGGTCATGCTCTTTGACGAGCCCACCTCGGCCCTGGACCCGGAAATGATCAACGAGGTTCTCAACGTCATGAAGGACCTGGCCCGCGAAGGCATGACCATGCTCTGCGTGACCCATGAAATGGGTTTTGCCCGCGAAGTGGCCGACCGCGTCATCTTCATGGATGGCGGCGCAGTGGTGGAACAGGCTCCGCCGGATGAATTCTTCAAGAACCCCAAGCATGAGCGCACGAAGGCTTTCCTCAAGGAAATCCTGTAA